A genomic stretch from Chitinophaga agri includes:
- a CDS encoding shikimate dehydrogenase family protein — protein sequence MKVYGLIGYPLSHSFSKGFFAEKFSREGIQECIYDSFPIPAIDELPALLAQQPELQGLNVTIPYKEVVIPYLDELSPAATQMKAVNCIHFKDGRKIGYNTDAIGFRRSLEPLLKPHHNKALILGTGGAAKAVQFVLESLHIPYKLVSRQASADTISYEQLDTDTMASHTLIINTTPLGMYPNVTAAPAIPYDQLTDRHLLYDLIYNPAVTTFLQKGADRGATIKNGHEMLILQAEASWEIWNQQ from the coding sequence ATGAAGGTATATGGTCTGATAGGATATCCGCTGAGTCACTCTTTCTCCAAAGGCTTTTTTGCGGAAAAGTTTAGCAGGGAGGGCATTCAGGAATGCATCTATGACAGTTTTCCAATTCCTGCTATTGATGAATTACCTGCATTGCTGGCCCAACAGCCAGAGTTACAGGGATTGAACGTGACCATCCCCTATAAGGAAGTTGTAATACCATATCTGGATGAATTAAGTCCTGCCGCCACGCAAATGAAGGCAGTCAACTGCATTCACTTTAAAGATGGCCGTAAAATAGGTTACAACACAGACGCCATCGGTTTCAGAAGGTCGCTCGAACCTTTACTCAAACCACATCACAACAAAGCATTGATACTCGGTACCGGCGGTGCTGCCAAAGCCGTACAATTTGTACTGGAAAGCCTGCACATCCCCTATAAGCTAGTCAGCCGTCAGGCTTCAGCCGATACTATCAGTTACGAACAGCTGGACACTGACACAATGGCCTCCCATACGTTGATTATCAATACAACGCCACTGGGCATGTATCCTAATGTGACAGCAGCTCCCGCGATACCATATGATCAGCTGACTGACCGTCACCTGCTGTATGATCTCATCTACAATCCTGCTGTTACCACCTTCCTGCAAAAAGGGGCGGACAGGGGAGCTACCATAAAAAATGGGCACGAGATGCTGATCCTACAGGCAGAAGCCAGTTGGGAGATATGGAACCAACAGTGA
- a CDS encoding class I SAM-dependent methyltransferase yields MSLVQHSNANVRYQQQVDNSINYVLPFIDAAMPVTPDLRIMEIGCGEGGVLIPFLEKGCHCVGVDLSDDKIALAHEYLKKYVDAGNLQLINKNIYDVDFLGEFRNSFDLIILKDAIEHIPDQAKIIGYLKNLLTPRGQVYFGFPPWYMPHGGHQQTCVNKVVSMLPYIHLLPNPLYKGVLRAFGEPDNIVTELMEIKETGISIERFEKIVKQQGYHITKKQFYLINPIYKYKFGLKPRLQFAPIASIPFIRNFLTTCVYYMIKNN; encoded by the coding sequence ATGTCTTTAGTACAACACAGCAACGCGAATGTCAGATACCAGCAACAGGTGGATAACTCCATCAACTATGTGCTGCCTTTTATAGATGCAGCCATGCCGGTAACTCCCGACCTCCGGATAATGGAAATAGGCTGTGGTGAAGGAGGCGTATTGATACCTTTTCTGGAAAAAGGTTGTCATTGTGTGGGTGTGGATCTGTCGGATGACAAGATCGCACTGGCACATGAGTACCTGAAAAAGTATGTAGATGCCGGCAACCTGCAGCTCATTAACAAAAATATCTACGATGTGGATTTTCTGGGTGAATTCAGAAACTCCTTTGATCTTATCATTTTAAAAGATGCGATAGAGCATATTCCTGACCAGGCGAAAATTATCGGTTACCTTAAGAACCTGCTGACTCCCCGCGGCCAGGTATACTTCGGATTTCCACCCTGGTATATGCCACACGGCGGTCATCAGCAAACCTGTGTTAATAAGGTGGTGAGCATGCTGCCTTATATCCACCTGCTGCCTAATCCGCTTTATAAAGGAGTATTACGTGCCTTTGGTGAACCGGATAATATCGTTACCGAACTGATGGAGATCAAGGAAACAGGCATCTCCATTGAGCGGTTTGAAAAGATCGTGAAGCAACAGGGGTATCATATTACAAAAAAGCAGTTCTATCTGATCAATCCTATTTATAAATACAAATTCGGACTGAAACCGAGACTACAATTTGCGCCTATAGCATCGATACCGTTTATAAGGAACTTCCTTACAACGTGTGTGTACTATATGATCAAGAATAATTAG
- the truB gene encoding tRNA pseudouridine(55) synthase TruB, giving the protein MNQTAEKNIYEEGQVILINKPLTWTSFDVVRKIRNTTKAKTGHAGTLDPLATGLLICCTGKMTKKINEYQAQEKEYTGTFTIGAVTPTYDLESEPTDFKSIDGITEQMIHEVTKQFLGEQQQLPPIHSAIKQNGKPIYELARKGVEVKVEPRTVFIKEFEITAIEMPVIHFRVVCSTGTYIRSLSNDFGAALGVGGYMSSLCRTRIGDFKLENAWEMDKFIEEVGKGKVKEQQ; this is encoded by the coding sequence ATGAATCAGACTGCTGAAAAAAATATCTACGAAGAGGGACAGGTGATACTGATCAATAAGCCTTTGACATGGACGTCTTTCGATGTTGTAAGAAAGATAAGGAACACCACAAAAGCTAAGACCGGTCACGCCGGGACCCTTGATCCGCTGGCAACGGGATTACTGATCTGCTGCACTGGTAAAATGACCAAAAAGATCAATGAATACCAGGCACAGGAAAAGGAATATACTGGCACTTTTACCATCGGTGCAGTGACACCTACCTATGATCTGGAATCGGAACCGACCGATTTCAAATCAATAGACGGCATTACGGAACAGATGATACACGAGGTGACCAAACAGTTCCTCGGTGAACAGCAGCAGTTGCCACCTATTCACTCCGCCATCAAACAGAATGGTAAACCTATTTATGAACTGGCCAGGAAAGGAGTGGAAGTAAAAGTAGAACCGCGCACCGTTTTCATAAAAGAGTTTGAAATTACAGCGATTGAAATGCCCGTAATACATTTCCGTGTTGTATGCAGCACGGGTACCTACATCCGGTCCTTATCCAACGACTTTGGTGCAGCACTCGGGGTAGGTGGATATATGAGTAGCCTTTGCAGAACAAGGATAGGCGATTTTAAACTGGAAAATGCCTGGGAGATGGACAAGTTCATCGAAGAGGTAGGCAAGGGAAAAGTGAAAGAGCAGCAATAA